The DNA window CCAAGCGGATGATCCGTAGGATGGCCAAGGACATGTTCTGCTGCCCGTTGAGTTCGCTCTGCTGGATCAGCTCAGTGGTGAGCGTCACGAAGTAGGGGATGATGGACACGATGTCAATGATGTTCATGATGTTCTTGAAGAACTCGGTCTTGCTCGGGCAAACGATGAATCGGACGAACAGCTCGAAGGAGAACCAGATGATGCAGGCAGTCTCTATGACAAAGAAAGGGTCTGTGAAGGTGCTGTGGGCCAGCAAGGTGTCCGTCGTATTCTTAGAAAGCTCCTGGGTGGACTTATACTCCCTTTCCTCTCTGAACTCTGGCAAGGTCTCCATGCAGAAGATGATGATGGAGATGACAATGACCAGGACAGAGACCAAAGCTACACCTCTGGCCGCGCTGGAGCTTTCGGGGTACTCAAAGAGCAGCCAGAATTGCCTATGAAAGTCATTGGTTGGTAAGAGGGTCTCAGGGTCCTTGATAAACCCTTCATCCTCCCTGAACTGGTCCATGGCTTCGTCACCCAGCTCATAGAAGGTGATTTCATCAGCAAAGACATCTATGGGTACGTTGGCCGGACGCCGGATTTTCCCACCGGATTGGTAATAGTACAGGATCCCATCAAAACTGGGCCTGTTCCTATCGAAGAAATATTCATTCCTCATGGAGTCAAAGTACCGCATCCTCTTCTCTGGGTCACCGAGCAAGGTCTCCGGGAACTGGTTGAGGGTCTTGAGCCGTGTCTCaaacctcagcccagcgatGTTGATGATGACTCGCTGGTCcccctcctccatccccacccGCTCCCCCACCAGGTGCTCGCTGAACTCAGCAGAGAACCTGGAGAAAATGGTCTCATTGTTGGCGTTTTCACTGTTGATGAGGATTCTCCAGTTGGAGAGGAGGTTGGCGCAGCTGGGATGGCCTTTCCGCGACTGGCTGGCAGGGCTGAGGTCGTTTGAATAACAGGGATCCTCCACGATCTGATCAGCGTTGTCAAAACTGACTAGTGCCACCTCCATCTCCTTCCAACTGGACACGTCCATCATACACTAATCAGATTAGCAGCATAAATCCCCGGGTCGAATGCCGGCAGCTTGCTTCTTTCCCACGCTATGAGAATCTGCAAGCAAACAGGGAGACAGATGAACTGTGCATGTGGCTCACTTTGCTTGACCGAAGGGAATGAAACAAACCTGAGGTCAGAAAGCCCTTGAGTGTCTTAAAACACTCCTTAATTTCATCTGCATTGTAGTTCCAGTGTATTTTATCAGATCCTGTGGGCCCTGTCGGCACAGCTTCATTGTCATCACTAAACCTCTCAATTTCTATAGCACTCAAGGACAGAAGGTCAAGCAGCAGCATCAGGTGGGGAAGGATCCAGGTTTTGCCCATCCATCCCAAGCTTTGTTTGTTACAGCCTTGCTCCAGCTGGGAGTAAGACTGGTCAAACTGGAGGTGCTGGCTGACCTGGCATATGGGAATCAGTTCCCAAAGCAGAGGTCAGGAGAGGTTCTGAGCAGTGCCAACCATGAGGAAGGCAGGAtgggaggagaaggaagcatCTGTGAGCCTCGGAGAACTCCTCTGTTCTGCATGAGGAGGGGCATGAACTGGGACTCCTTGTATCGATCCAGCACTCGGGTGGGTGGTGACCCAACTTGAGGTTAACAGAGAGAAATCCTGGGAATATTTACACCCAAAATGCATTCATCCTGGCCCCTCCACccatttattttcccctccttccctccttcagcTCTCTCCCCTCCAAATGTGTTTTCCAGTCATACAGACGAGAGGTGCTGCTCCATTTTCCACACGCTCACTAATCACCAAGGACACACTGGCTTTCTTACCCAGCAAAGTTCAGCAAGAGGGACTGAAAAGCCCAAATGCCCTCAATTGCCAGGAATAGCAGTGCAATCCAGGCCACGTCCGCATGGGGACCAGTCCTGCactggggctgtgagcacacagtTGTGCCTGAACCACCTGACCGAGCCTGAGCCACTGGGGCTCCAAATTGTTCCCCACGCTTCCCTTAGGACAGGACTCATCTGCCCAGGCTGGGAcaagctggaaaaacaaatctgCTGGAGGAGATGTTAGCATTCTAGTTAGCTACCAATCCTCCTTCTGAGCATTGCAAGCTCAAAAGCAGAGCTTCGTACAGGAGCCGGTGGTGTCCAGCTCTCTTTGCTtgaatgaaaaacacagagcagggctgctggtAGGTATCTCcctgcagctttgcttttgtaCCCATTTTCTTACATGGAGACACTGAGAGAGGAGCATTCGGGGCAAGGCAGCTGAAAATAGAGCTAGGAGAAGCAGCAATGTGTTTCAGACCTGGGGCAAAGATGAGCAGCCCCAGAACTGAGTCCTTGAGCCCAGGGATGGAGTTGGCCAGGGTTAAGGTGAACCCAaggtgctgcagctctccatgGGTTCAGCTCACACCCGAGGTTTCAGCAGCTCAAAGCTGCTGTGAGCGAGGCAAGATGCAGCTTTGGGGCAGCCCACATCTCTGTGTCCACACAGCAtcagcagccaggctgggagGAAGGATGCTGAGAGCAACCCAGCCTGAACAAGGCTCAtttggagggagaaaaaggcaCAGAGAAGACGAGGAGAGCTGATCTCACATTCATGGCACCTCACCCCTGCTGCAGGCTAGGAGGGAACCTGTGCCCTGGAGCCTCACTCAGCATCCAAGAAACCTTAGGGCAGCTTAAGCTGATTGTGAAACTGCATCTGAAGTCAATACCGTGAGATGATCTTGGCTTTAGAAAGCATTAAGGGTGTTTAACTCCTAACAGCGTGCAAGAAGACTTCCAAGCCCTTGCTTCTTCAGCCTAAGACTTTGAGGAGGTTGTGATACTTCAGGATCTGGCTCTGCTCTGGAGCCCATGTGCAGATCACACTGAGCCCTGGCACCATCTCTCAGGgcaaaacaaaggcaaagagCAGGAATGGCACTTCTTAGCTCCCTTCCATGCATTTTAgccccatctgcagccatcagggacctggacaggcaaAGCAGGGCTGTGACCCTCATCTCAATGCCTTCAGACCCCCAAAGCATGCTGACATCTGCCTGTCCCCACACCCAGAGACCACTGTCCCACCTGTCCCAGAGCCCAGAACAccttttctgtctcattttaaatttagaCCAAATTAATGGCACTTCCCAAAGGCACAAAGCAATCTCTCCAAGCAAGAACAGAGCCACATGCTTTGCAACACGCGCTCCAGGCTCCAACGAGAAAGTCGTCTCgttttttcctcctaaatcaCCTAACATCTGCTTCTCAGAATCTGATTAACTAATACGCTTCATCCAAAATCCCTGgctgggaaggggaaaaaaaaaagcagaaaaaaacccaccaagaCAGAGAAACTGCAAAAGACAAAGGTCATTTGAGAGAGAGCTTGCGTTTTCCCCATCAAACCCTGATGGCAAGTGAGGAAATGGGGCGCGTTGTGTCCACCATCCCCTCTGCAACCACACACCAACATCCCCATCCACGCAcatcccccagctctgctcccatccctACTCAGACCTCACACACGTGGGCAAGTGACAGTGTTCTCTGAGGTCCCCATAGAGAAGCAGAGGTGCTGAACTgcctccccccgccccctccccaTCACCCCTCTGCTCCATGAGATGTGCAGTGATTTCTCCCATAGCCCCCCCCGCAGCATCACCTACAACTTACCCACGCAGGGCATGGAGGTGCCAGCGCTCTCTGCATCTGGAAGGAGAGTCGTTAAACACACATAGGGACgtgtagagggaaaaaaaaaagaaagaaagaaaaaggaaaaaaaaaaaaaaccaaaaaccaaacaccagCCATACCCTTGAAAGGTCCCGTTGGGATAAAGCAGGCAATGTCATTTAGAAGTCTCTCCTCTATTTGGTTCACTGTATAATTGGCAGCCCAGCACGCCAGGGATGGGCTTTGGCAGCATCCGATGTGGTTTGGAGCCTCGGCCCCACCGTTGCCTCGGGGAAAGGCACCTGCTCTGCCCTACAAAGCGCCGGGGGTCCATCAGGAAGGGGGAACAGGGGGCACCCAGGCCCCCCACCTCCTTCCCCCAGCTGCTCGCCGGGGGAGGGACGGTCCCTTCTGCCGGATGCCACCTTTAATCCCCAATAATGCTCCGGATGGTCCAGCGGGGACAGGTCTGGTCGGTGACGTGGTGAGGTCTGAGCCGGTGCCcaggagggaggcagagagggGGACGGTGACCGAGCACCGCTGGCACCAGGACAGAGATTTAGAGCAGGTggttgggcttgtttagcatTAATATACACCAACAGCATTAACAAGAAGAGAGGGGGAAAGCCCGAGGGCTGGAGCATCCCCATGTGCCCACCTACCTCTTGCCTGCAGCCATGGATGCAGTGGGCTCCTTTACAGGAGGGCTGCAGTGCCACCACCATGTGGGACACCCCGACCCCCCCCGACGTGACAAGGAGCAGCCTGCACAACCCCACAAGGCACTGACAGGGACAACGCAGGGAAGGGACAAGGAGAGCCATCAAATTGTCACCCCAAGAAGTGAGAAAGGAACGACCCCATGGGATGTCACTGTGAGTCACCAAAAGGaactgagatttttcttctcttctcctgacCCCACCTCATCCTTGCTGGGTGACTCTGCGCAGGGCCACCTTCACACCAGTGATCCcacatcttcctcttccccagacctCTGTGTTTGGACACATTCCTGCCCGTGTGCCACAGcctcagctcctgcacagcactgctcccttGTTCCCGTGGGACCTGATCACCTCCACCTCCCCCacctctctgctctgtcctcaAAGCCATTTTCCACTTGTGATGTTAATGAGCACATTAAAACACAGCATCCCATAGAAGAGCTCAGCACCCAGGGGTTGGGGCATCTTCAGCTGAAATCTGGGCATCTGCACCTACAGCCAGCGATGGAAACGGGCCATAGCATCTCGCAGACTTCAGGGTCGGTTTGTCATGTTCCACATCCCCTTCTGCACCCCTAAAGTCCCTCCACACTGGGGATCCATCAGCAGAAAGGAGTTTAACCAAACTGTGCTCAGTTGAGGGGACTTGGGTTGTGTCAGGATTTCCCCACCCCCAGCCAGGTGCCCCCATCCTCCTCCCACGCCTCCGGCCCACTaatcccaccagcagcagctcctggcatcTGCTGGGATTTATCCTTTAGGACAGTGTTGCTTCTGAGGGCGTCCTGCAGCCAGGGCAGGCGTCCAGAGAGCgtggctgcagagctctgcacacgcagctctgctgcaggagggcaggacaGACCTGCAGGGGGACTTTGCTGGACTGTTCCCAGCTTTTGAACAAAGTGATGCTTGCACAGACCTCTGCAAGCTGCTGTGCTCCGCTCTGCACCAGCCAGACCCAAGCTCCAGCTCACAGACCAAATTAGTGCAGTAATTAGCCCCTGCtagttttcctcatttttagCGGAACTAATTAGCTGGGGTGCAGCGCTAATTGCAGCTCCTGGGTTGGGCTGGGCTGACTCTGTGGCATCTTCAGGACATATCAGGGTGACTTTTCCATATACCTCAGCACTGTGTGATGTGCCCCTAAATCAGAAGTGCCCCCAAACCAGCACCAGGGCAAAatgtggggaagggaagaacaTGGGAGGCTTGGAATTGAGAACATGGAATTCACAGAGAGCACAACACAAACCTTCACTCCTTGATGTTCTGACTCCAGCACTGAGGCTAATGAACCAATGATACTTAAAGGAGCTACAGAACACCCTGGCACCAGTGAACATAAAGTCCCACCTGTGACACCCACATGCACAGAGAAACCTTTGCTTTTGAAAGGAGAGGTTAAGATGAGCCCTGACATTTAAACCCTTTAATTAATTGCACCATCAAAGAAATGCTTGGGCTGAACTTGCAGCCACCAAATTCTGAGCCCCAGCctcctctgtgcctcagtttccccacccACAACAGCACCACATGCTGCATAGCAGCCCCACATTGAAGGATGCACAGGAGGAAACTTGCAGGCTGGATTCCTGGTGCAGGATGCAAGCGTCCCTCACTGCCAGCATGCCCAGCCAGCCTCCCTCTGTACATCCCCCCCTTCTGatttttccatatatatatatatataggatatatatatggaatatatatatatataaaccaGATTACCAGAAGGCCCAGAACGTACAGTCCACACCATGAGACAGATGAAACCTTTCTGATACCCAGCCCAAATTAATCAGCTACGGATTAACCGGGTCAGGAAGCAATTTAATAACGAGtggggctgagcacagccatcCCTGCACGGAGGGAACCAAGTGCTCCCCATCACAGGTGCTCAATTCAAAGCTGCTGCAAAGCCAGCCCGACAGCAGGAAAAGACAGATGGGGCAaaaatgagctctgcagcaaggCAGGCTGCAATCACCTGGGTCTGATCCAAGCCCTCCCCACCTTCCCCACACCCAGCATGGGAGTTTTTAGCCTGattcagaagaacagaaaagggTTTAAACGGGCGTTCAGCAGGAGGCACGCCTCGGCGCCTCGCGGCGCTGCTGAATGGGCTGATGGAGGTAACGCGATCGAGGAGAGTCGATGGCGAATCGATGGCAAAGTTTCCCCCATCTGCCCCAAAGTGCTGTGGGTTTGGCCAAGCCTGGGGTGCAGCACTGCGACCTCCTCCTGTTCTTAGGGATGAGCAGCGTCCTGAGCCCACTGCCATCAGCACTAACCCTCCTGGGAGGCTGCGGCCGAAGCCAAAAGTGGATGGATGGTATAAATGGAAAGCAATAGGAAGCCACTAAGTGGGTCACGCTGATACCTGCATCGATCCCGAGCtttgcagcagtggcagcaggaggaggaggggcaGGGGTTGGGGTCGTTTGGGTTGGCAGCACCGCATGCTTTGCCGGAGAGCAGCGCAGCTGACCCAGGGCGGTCATCCCAGTCCTGCAGCCCCATCCAGGGAAGGACATTGTAATTTGGATGCAGCAAGAACAGAATTAAGGTTTAAAGGGACTGAGATCGTCAATGGGACCCTGTGGCTCCTGACGCTCCCAGCACACCCTCAGCATCCCAGAGCAACCCTCAGATTCTCCAGCTTTTCTCCAAGGACAAACTCAACTTGATCACCatcaccccaaaaccacccaaAAGGAGAACAGCGAACCCCCCAGACCCACCTAATaacccctcctcctccctccctccccaccccagccTTTTAACCCACTGCAAAGAGGAAGGGAGCAACAAACCCAGCTTCTGCATCATCTTCATCCTGCCCCAGGCTCCTGGTCCTACTGCCTCCTctgcctctcccagctcctggctgtGGGATGCTCATACCCGTCCTGCACTGGGCAGAAAGGCGATGCCAGTGCCCACGTGAGCCCGGTGGGACTCCTTGCCCTCATTCTCCTTGTGCCTGAAATGGGATTTTGCTCCCTTGCTGGGTTCTGCTTACTCCCAGCCTGCCATCTCTGTGGCTGCCAATGCGTGCCTTTGCTTTCCGAGCAAGGGTGAGGAAGGAGCAGCACTAAGAAGAACATGGGGGGAAGCCCAAATGTGCCCCTTtctgcccccccctccccccccccccctttccccccagtgctgctcagggggctgttttgccaaatgcagctggggcagtgctgctttGACATAGGCTGAATCCATTTACCCCTGCTTGGACCCTCCCATGCTCCtaccaccagcacagctctggttTGGCATCCCTCAGCCATGGGTACCATTGAGCACTTCCTCATACACAGCAGAGCCCTGACTCTGCCCCAGTGCAAGAAAAACCCCTCCATTACTGGGAACCCACATTTGCTTTTGGCTCCTAATCTGCTGAAGCTCTGTATCCATTTGTGCTTTTCAATTGgatttcttgctgtttgttttaccCACTCCCCCATGGGTCAGGCAGTGGGGTCACCTTGCCTGTATCTGGACATGGACAAAAACAGCCCCATCCCAGTGCAGAACAGAGGCTGTAGGATGTGGCTCCTGGGTCCATACCAAGGACGGTGAGCATCCCCTATTGCCTTCTATGCAGacttctgagctgctgctgccccagacCCCTGCCTGCATTGCCTGCAGACACAACCACTATTTGGGGGGTTTTGGAAAACCAGCCCTGGAAAATCTCCCTTCAGTTTGTAGGGAAAAGGGGATGTCAGAGTGATAAGCAGCCTTTGGGATCCTGTGCCAAATCAGAGCTGGCTTTTGCCTCAGAGCAATTTCTCAATCTCCTCCCCATGAcctttggaaaagcaaacagccaaACCCAGCACTGTTCCCTGACGTGGCCACCAAGtcctgggagctgggagcccaTCACAGTGAGGGCTGAACTCCATCTCCCACGTGGAGTGGGAATCACCCACTGGACACAGACTGCAGCAGTTCACTTTGATTTTTGGCAGTCTGACATAGGAAGGAGATCAGATCTTAGGGAGATTTTTGTTGAGAaagccaagaagaaaaacagacacaaagTGTAGGAAAGCCCCCACATCTGACATGTCAGGAGATGcccaaagaaaaatacatccCTGCAAGCTGGGGTGATGCTCCATCCCACCAACCTGAGACCACATCCACCAGAATCAGAAGTGCTATCGACTCAGAATTACACAAATCCTTCCCAAATTCTCTGCATCACTGGGTAAACGCTGTACAACCCCACGTGGCTCACTGGAATCCTCATGCTTGGTCACTCAGAGTCTTCTAAAGCATCCCTTTATTTCTAGGCGAGATCAAGCCAAGATAAAAACATCccattctctctctttctccttaCTGCAGAGTGAATCTGATGTAATCTGCTCCGCATTTAATCCATCCTGCCCCTTTTTCAGGTTAAACCAACTGCCTGGCAGCAATAGAGCTCAGCCTGCCAGAAATGCCAGTGAATTATTTTGCCCCACTCCTTACGGTTTAGCGCGAGCAAACTGCATGCAACGAATATTTCCTCATGCCTTCAGTGCTTCTTTCTGCAATAAAGCAGATTGCAACAGCCGATCATTTTCTAATGGAAGACCTGCAAAGCATTCAAAGCCATTAAAAAGATCACAGCCAAGAGTAACTACTTTATTTAAGTCCTGGAAAAGGAGCAAAGGCTGtaaatgcagaaagcacagagcGTATCTGCTTGGCTCAGGCAGGAACCCAAGAGCATCCAGAACTCCTGTATCAGCACAGCTGGTGAACAGCCATGAGCCAAGCACCATTTTAACAGGAGATAAACGGGAACCTTGTCAACCAGGTGGTTCCTCCCCACCCTACTGGGGATGAAATGACATTAAGAGTGGCTTAATAGAAGTGGGAACATCCCACAGGTGTTGGGCTCTGGTGTATTTTCACGGTATCGTTAACACCACACAAAATTTTACCGGTGCAATAAAGGTAATTAACAGCACTCACTCACCTGCAGCCAGGATCAGGCAGCCGAAATGACAGCTCTTCTTCCAGCAGTAGGAGATCCTTTGGGTGGGTACGGATGTGTTGGTGTCTGCGCGGCTCTGACAAGCAGGTAAGGATTAGAAAGAGTTTGTCTCAGGAAAGACTCAGATTCAGAAATCCTATACCCTCGTGAAACCTTATCTTGCCTTGCTGTCCTTGGTTTTAAAGGAAACATAGGGAAGAAACACGGCgctgcaagcagagctgtgctgactgcacTGACGCAACTCCAGGGTGCAAAGAAACCAAAACTCTTCTGCAACCAACCCTGAGAGGGGAGCAGCCCTGAAAGGAGAGCACCCATGAGCTCAGCACCCAAAGGACAGCTTCAGAATgcgagagcagagctgcccccaTCACCACTCCATGGACATCAAACACACAGCATAAGGGAATCCCCTCACCTCTTCCCAAGGGATGCCAGGTGAATATACTGAGGACCAGTCGACTTGTGGCACTTCCACATCTGGGGGCCTTTCGGAGGGGTTCCCAGGAGGTGTTGAACATTTCTCaatgcaagaaaacacaaaaatcagtCACACACTGAGCTCTGAGTGGCAGCATCCAGCAGTAGTGGGGAGGAGGTGAGGCAACCCAGGGTCACAGAAGGGTGTCCCCATTAGGAAGAGCCCACCTTGTTCCCTGAACCACCAAGGAAGACCAAGGAAATAGGAGCTGCTCAGATGGGGTCCTTTCAACACTGCTGCATGGTGTCTTGGTCACTACCCTAAAAATATGCCTCCAAGTGCTTCTGACTCCCTAGAATACATGGGATGGGTTGTGCCTCTCTCTTGTACAACATGCGGAGAGGAGGATGGGAGGAAGGCACACATTGGATTCCCAGCAGGATAACCATGACTTTGCTGAGATGAATTGGGTCTTCTCCACCTCCCCTTGCTGCATTCAGCTGATGTGCTTCCTGTTATCAAACATCACCCCCAGTCCTGCAGTAACCACGACTGGCAAGAGGTGGAAGGGAAGCTCCATTGCTCACCCAAGTCATCAGCTTGGCCGTTCCCCTTTCACCAGGCAGACCCAAAGCATTTAGGCACCATCCAAAGCAAAGCATGCCTGGTGCCCCTAGGAGGCATTCCCACCTCACAGGTACTTCCCAGAGGTTATAATTACAGCGCAGTAATGGGGGGGAATCACATTAATTACTTGCTCAGCTGAATGGTGATAACGAAGGCACGGTGCCGGGTGAGGGACATATCAAGAATCATGTTAGCATGGCAAGTGGCACAGGAACACCCAGAAAGGGTgatgctctgcagaaaggcCTGAAGTTGTTACAAGAACGTTGGGAGACTTGATACAAAAGGCCAGCTTATTAATAGCTAATAGGCAAATAAATTATGTACCCACTCGGGTGGATTGTgtttctccctccttcctgcaCTCTGCTGTCTCCATCACCACCTTGGTCTCTGTCCCACATggttctttcttctttattttcatgctttgtATGACACAAGGACTGACTCGTATTTGCTCAAAACTTCAAAGCTCATTCCAGCTTCTCCCAAGGTTTTGGTCGCCTGCACCTTTCCAGACCACAACAGGTATCACCAACCCTGCTGACATCCCCTGTATCAGACATCCCCAAcaccccagggctgctcctgctcatGGGGACCCACTGAGGCCCTGGAAACACCAAGCCTGAAAGAAGAGCTCTgggcagcaaaacaaaagctttctttgGACCTGTTTTCAGAATGCAGCCCAGCCTGCTTGCCAtctgcccagcaccagcaggagcagcctgaGTCCATCCATGCCTGCAGCCAAGTGccaacagctctgcaccctGCACGCTCCAATGGGCCCCTGGCAGGCAGTAAGGTGAGGGCAAGGCTAGGCCATGGtgcaggggaagaaaaggggCATGCACCTTTGTCACAGATCCTAGCATCCCCAGAACCCCAAGCAGGATGTTGGAAAGCTTAGCCAAAAGTAGTTAAAGCAGGTTTGCTTTGTGTTGCCTGCTTTAGTCCACCGCATTTCCCTTCTGGTTTGTGTGCAGCGTGCTGTTGCCTGTCTGATGGTGCAATTACTATcattcctcctcccttcttGAGCTGGGAAcataatatcatagaatcacagatcaTCCCCAGTTGGAATGGACCCACACAGATCACTGAGTTCAacccccagctccacacagcaccatccaGCCCCAAACCCTATGGCTCAGAGTGATGTCAAAACACTCCTTGAGCTCTGGGAGTTCAttgctgtgcccactgccctcaggCAAGATGGATGCTCCTATAGAAGAACCTTTCACTAGAGGATCGAGCTCCCCCAACACATCACTGTGCATTGCAGCTTTCCTGGTGGCAACACAAAGCCACGTTCCCTGGGTAAGGCGAGGATCTGGGCCACATCCATAGCAAATTCCATCCCCAGTCTGGGGTGAGGAGcattcagagcagagctgggagcagagcacagtCCCTGTCCCAGCTCCTCACCCCCAGGACAGCATCACCCAGCACTGAGCCCAATGCTGTCCCTTCTCTAATATTTCCTGATCGCTTTCTCTGCCTGCTCTGATCTCAGAGGCCACGCTATGCTATCCCTCTGCCTGGGCAGCATTTGGCAATCTGATCACCGCCTCCTCCTCACTAATCACCCCGGATCCCGCTCTGACCCCGATGATGTTCCACCCTCTGGTTCTTCATTGCCCAATTTGACACTGCTCCATCCACAGCCAAGCTCCTGTTCGCCGCCTGTTACCTTCCCCTTGTGTTTGCATAACCCCAACTCACgtcacagcagctcccagccaccAAAATCCAGCTATTCTGTATCAGTAATGGGAAACTCTCAGCACTGCCTCTGACCTGAGCACACATCTCTTCCTCCCTGGGGAGAGAGCATCTTCTCACTGCCACCCACGAAGGAGGAGGACATGGCAGCATCCATCTTCA is part of the Lagopus muta isolate bLagMut1 chromosome 24, bLagMut1 primary, whole genome shotgun sequence genome and encodes:
- the KCNA10 gene encoding potassium voltage-gated channel subfamily A member 10, producing the protein MMDVSSWKEMEVALVSFDNADQIVEDPCYSNDLSPASQSRKGHPSCANLLSNWRILINSENANNETIFSRFSAEFSEHLVGERVGMEEGDQRVIINIAGLRFETRLKTLNQFPETLLGDPEKRMRYFDSMRNEYFFDRNRPSFDGILYYYQSGGKIRRPANVPIDVFADEITFYELGDEAMDQFREDEGFIKDPETLLPTNDFHRQFWLLFEYPESSSAARGVALVSVLVIVISIIIFCMETLPEFREEREYKSTQELSKNTTDTLLAHSTFTDPFFVIETACIIWFSFELFVRFIVCPSKTEFFKNIMNIIDIVSIIPYFVTLTTELIQQSELNGQQNMSLAILRIIRLVRVFRIFKLSRHSKGLQILGQTLKASMRELGLLIFFLFIGVILFSSAIYFAEVDEPQSHFSSIPDGFWWAVVTMTTVGYGDMCPTTLGGKIVGTLCAIAGVLTIALPVPVIVSNFNYFYHRETENEEKQILPGEVERILNSVVTGNDSMESLNKTNGGYPRDKAKK